In Corvus moneduloides isolate bCorMon1 chromosome 3, bCorMon1.pri, whole genome shotgun sequence, one DNA window encodes the following:
- the LOC116440567 gene encoding zinc finger and BTB domain-containing protein 24-like isoform X7 — protein MAPPLIFIIKMEKTTDPSEKLVIIHSKAHKDTILANFEEQRKKDFLCDITLIVENVQFRAHKALLAASSEYFSMMFVNEGEIGQSIYMLEGMVADTFGVLLEFIYTGCLCASEKSTEQILATAQLLKVTDLVWACTDYLESRSPGSALPAPADSGASVVASDRKNNDPPKRKRGRPRKIKVVQEEEESGANSAEDGQLRENNSVQNKQNFMKKDTELEETVASEQASVRKDGEETEPACGSEAAVDLSAEKDENYDPKSEGIQGTQSRYSKRRIRRSIKLKDYKLLGDEDEKGLAKRTDGKRKRAGSEARCKDCGKVFKYNHFLAIHQRSHTGERPFKCSECGKGFSQKHSLQVHERMHTGERPYTCTVCSKALTTKHSLLEHMSLHSGQKAFTCDQCGKYFSQKRQLKSHYRVHTGRSLPECNQCRRKFMDAAQLKKHLRTHTGEKPFTCEICGKSFTAKSSLQTHIRIHRGEKPYSCGICGKSFSDSSAKRRHCILHTGKKPFSCPECSLQFARLDNLKSHLKIHSKEKQFQEASAVPSTNAPPEELRNILQLQQYQLATSGGQEIQLLVTDAVHNINFMPSHNQGISIVTAENAPSMTTEQAANLALLAQPPQQLQNLLLSAQQEQTEQIQSINMIANQIEAAQPEQMHVITLSKEALEHLHAHQGQNEQIHLAGSSHPAQHVQLAQESSQQSHSSQDTVPSHQVREEQNQSVPVSESHQQPLSVNESSHEHPIQGQAF, from the exons ATG GCACCTCCTTTAATATTCatcattaaaatggaaaaaacaactGATCCTTCTGAGAAACTGGTCATCATCCACTCCAAAGCTCACAAAGATACCATTTTGGCTAATTTtgaggaacaaaggaaaaaggattttctttgtGACATTACTCTGATAGTGGAGAATGTGCAATTCAGAGCCCATAAAGCTTTGCTGGCTGCTAGCAGCGAATACTTCTCAATGATGTTTGTAAATGAGGGTGAAATAGGGCAGTCAATCTACATGTTGGAGGGAATGGTTGCAGACACCTTTGGAGTTCTGCTAGAATTTATCTACACTGGTTGTCTCTGTGCCAGTGagaaaagcacagaacaaaTCCTGGCTACTGCACAGCTGCTGAAAGTGACTGACTTGGTATGGGCCTGCACAGACTACCTGGAAAGCCGCAGCCCAGGTAGTGCattgccagctccagctgacaGTGGAGCCTCTGTTGTTGCAAGTGACAGGAAAAACAATGATCCACCGAAGCGAAAACGGGGGCGACCAAGGAAAATCAAGGTCGtccaagaagaagaagaatcaGGAGCAAATTCTGCCGAAGATGGGCAGCTGAGAGAGAACAACTCCGtgcaaaataagcaaaattttatgaaaaaagacACTGAATTAGAAGAAACAGTTGCCAGTGAACAGGCTTCAGTGagaaaagatggagaagaaACTGAACCTGCTTGTGGCTCAGAGGCTGCTGTTGATCTGTCAGctgagaaagatgaaaattatgATCCCAAATCTGAAGGAATACAGGGCACTCAGAGCCGTTACAGCAAACGTAGAATAAGGAGATCAATCAAACTAAAAGATTATAAACTTCTTGGGGATGAGGATGAGAAAGGACTGGCAAAGAGAactgatggaaaaagaaagcGTGCAGGTTCTGAAGCTCGCTGTAAAGACTGTGGCAAAGTATTTAAGTATAATCACTTCTTGGCTATTCACCAGCGAAGTCATACAG GGGAGCGCCCTTTTAAGTGTAGTGAGTGTGGCAAAGGCTTTTCCCAGAAGCATTCTCTTCAAGTCCATGAGCGGATGCACACTGGGGAACGGCCGTACACGTGCACTGTCTGCAGTAAGGCTCTGACAACAAAGCATTCCCTTCTGGAGCACATGAGCCTACATTCAG GGCAGAAGGCTTTTACGTGTGATCAGTGTGGGAAGTACTTCAGCCAAAAGAGACAGCTCAAGAGCCACTATCGAGTACACACAG GCCGTTCACTGCCGGAGTGTAACCAGTGTCGTCGCAAATTCATGGATGCAGCTCAGCTAAAGAAACATCTAAGAACACATACAG GTGAGAAGCCCTTCACTTGTGAGATTTGTGGCAAATCATTTACGGCTAAAAGTTCACTTCAAACCCACATTAGAATTCACAG agGAGAAAAGCCATATTCTTGTGGTATATGTGGAAAATCCTTCTCTGATTCCAGTGCTAAGAGAAGACACTGTATCTTACACACAGGCAAAAAGCCTTTCTCCTGCCCAGAGTGTAGTTTGCAGTTTGCCCGTCTGGACAACCTGAAGTCTCATTTGAAAATtcacagcaaggaaaagcagtttcagGAAGCCAGTGCTGTCCCGAGCACCAACGCTCCTCCGGAAGAACTGAGAAAcattctccagctgcagcagtacCAACTTGCCACCTCCGGAGGGCAGGAAATTCAGCTGCTGGTTACGGATGCAGTTCACAACATCAACTTCATGCCCAGCCACAATCAAGGCATCAGTATTGTGACTGCAGAAAATGCCCCCAGCATGACGACAGAGCAGGCTGCGAACCTTGCGCTGCTCGCGcagccaccacagcagctgcaaaactTGTTGCTTtcagctcagcaggagcagacagAACAAATCCAAAGTATCAATATGATTGCAAACCAAATAGAGGCTGCCCAACCTGAACAAATGCATGTCATCACTCTTTCCAAGGAAGCACTAGAACATCTCCATGCTCATCAGGGACAAAATGAACAAATCCACTTAGCGGGATCTTCACATCCAGCTCAGCACGTGCAGCTGGCTCAGGAATCAAGTCAGCAATCTCACTCTAGCCAAGATACAGTTCCTTCCCATCAAGTCAGGGAAGAACAGAATCAAAGTGTACCTGTTTCTGAATCCCATCAGCAGCCTCTGTCAGTAAATGAGTCATCTCATGAGCATCCTATCCAAGGACAGGCTTTCTGA
- the LOC116440567 gene encoding zinc finger and BTB domain-containing protein 24-like isoform X10 — protein MAPPLIFIIKMEKTTDPSEKLVIIHSKAHKDTILANFEEQRKKDFLCDITLIVENVQFRAHKALLAASSEYFSMMFVNEGEIGQSIYMLEGMVADTFGVLLEFIYTGCLCASEKSTEQILATAQLLKVTDLVWACTDYLESRSPGSALPAPADSGASVVASDRKNNDPPKRKRGRPRKIKVVQEEEESGANSAEDGQLRENNSVQNKQNFMKKDTELEETVASEQASVRKDGEETEPACGSEAAVDLSAEKDENYDPKSEGIQGTQSRYSKRRIRRSIKLKDYKLLGDEDEKGLAKRTDGKRKRAGSEARCKDCGKVFKYNHFLAIHQRSHTGERPFKCSECGKGFSQKHSLQVHERMHTGERPYTCTVCSKALTTKHSLLEHMSLHSGQKAFTCDQCGKYFSQKRQLKSHYRVHTGRSLPECNQCRRKFMDAAQLKKHLRTHTATRRLVRSPSLVRFVANHLRLKVHFKPTLEFTEEKSHILVVYVENPSLIPVLREDTVSYTQAKSLSPAQSVVCSLPVWTT, from the exons ATG GCACCTCCTTTAATATTCatcattaaaatggaaaaaacaactGATCCTTCTGAGAAACTGGTCATCATCCACTCCAAAGCTCACAAAGATACCATTTTGGCTAATTTtgaggaacaaaggaaaaaggattttctttgtGACATTACTCTGATAGTGGAGAATGTGCAATTCAGAGCCCATAAAGCTTTGCTGGCTGCTAGCAGCGAATACTTCTCAATGATGTTTGTAAATGAGGGTGAAATAGGGCAGTCAATCTACATGTTGGAGGGAATGGTTGCAGACACCTTTGGAGTTCTGCTAGAATTTATCTACACTGGTTGTCTCTGTGCCAGTGagaaaagcacagaacaaaTCCTGGCTACTGCACAGCTGCTGAAAGTGACTGACTTGGTATGGGCCTGCACAGACTACCTGGAAAGCCGCAGCCCAGGTAGTGCattgccagctccagctgacaGTGGAGCCTCTGTTGTTGCAAGTGACAGGAAAAACAATGATCCACCGAAGCGAAAACGGGGGCGACCAAGGAAAATCAAGGTCGtccaagaagaagaagaatcaGGAGCAAATTCTGCCGAAGATGGGCAGCTGAGAGAGAACAACTCCGtgcaaaataagcaaaattttatgaaaaaagacACTGAATTAGAAGAAACAGTTGCCAGTGAACAGGCTTCAGTGagaaaagatggagaagaaACTGAACCTGCTTGTGGCTCAGAGGCTGCTGTTGATCTGTCAGctgagaaagatgaaaattatgATCCCAAATCTGAAGGAATACAGGGCACTCAGAGCCGTTACAGCAAACGTAGAATAAGGAGATCAATCAAACTAAAAGATTATAAACTTCTTGGGGATGAGGATGAGAAAGGACTGGCAAAGAGAactgatggaaaaagaaagcGTGCAGGTTCTGAAGCTCGCTGTAAAGACTGTGGCAAAGTATTTAAGTATAATCACTTCTTGGCTATTCACCAGCGAAGTCATACAG GGGAGCGCCCTTTTAAGTGTAGTGAGTGTGGCAAAGGCTTTTCCCAGAAGCATTCTCTTCAAGTCCATGAGCGGATGCACACTGGGGAACGGCCGTACACGTGCACTGTCTGCAGTAAGGCTCTGACAACAAAGCATTCCCTTCTGGAGCACATGAGCCTACATTCAG GGCAGAAGGCTTTTACGTGTGATCAGTGTGGGAAGTACTTCAGCCAAAAGAGACAGCTCAAGAGCCACTATCGAGTACACACAG GCCGTTCACTGCCGGAGTGTAACCAGTGTCGTCGCAAATTCATGGATGCAGCTCAGCTAAAGAAACATCTAAGAACACATACAG CCACACGAAGGCTG GTGAGAAGCCCTTCACTTGTGAGATTTGTGGCAAATCATTTACGGCTAAAAGTTCACTTCAAACCCACATTAGAATTCACAG agGAGAAAAGCCATATTCTTGTGGTATATGTGGAAAATCCTTCTCTGATTCCAGTGCTAAGAGAAGACACTGTATCTTACACACAGGCAAAAAGCCTTTCTCCTGCCCAGAGTGTAGTTTGCAGTTTGCCCGTCTGGACAACCTGA
- the LOC116440567 gene encoding zinc finger and BTB domain-containing protein 24-like isoform X8, protein MEKTTDPSEKLVIIHSKAHKDTILANFEEQRKKDFLCDITLIVENVQFRAHKALLAASSEYFSMMFVNEGEIGQSIYMLEGMVADTFGVLLEFIYTGCLCASEKSTEQILATAQLLKVTDLVWACTDYLESRSPGSALPAPADSGASVVASDRKNNDPPKRKRGRPRKIKVVQEEEESGANSAEDGQLRENNSVQNKQNFMKKDTELEETVASEQASVRKDGEETEPACGSEAAVDLSAEKDENYDPKSEGIQGTQSRYSKRRIRRSIKLKDYKLLGDEDEKGLAKRTDGKRKRAGSEARCKDCGKVFKYNHFLAIHQRSHTGERPFKCSECGKGFSQKHSLQVHERMHTGERPYTCTVCSKALTTKHSLLEHMSLHSGQKAFTCDQCGKYFSQKRQLKSHYRVHTGRSLPECNQCRRKFMDAAQLKKHLRTHTGEKPFTCEICGKSFTAKSSLQTHIRIHRGEKPYSCGICGKSFSDSSAKRRHCILHTGKKPFSCPECSLQFARLDNLKSHLKIHSKEKQFQEASAVPSTNAPPEELRNILQLQQYQLATSGGQEIQLLVTDAVHNINFMPSHNQGISIVTAENAPSMTTEQAANLALLAQPPQQLQNLLLSAQQEQTEQIQSINMIANQIEAAQPEQMHVITLSKEALEHLHAHQGQNEQIHLAGSSHPAQHVQLAQESSQQSHSSQDTVPSHQVREEQNQSVPVSESHQQPLSVNESSHEHPIQGQAF, encoded by the exons atggaaaaaacaactGATCCTTCTGAGAAACTGGTCATCATCCACTCCAAAGCTCACAAAGATACCATTTTGGCTAATTTtgaggaacaaaggaaaaaggattttctttgtGACATTACTCTGATAGTGGAGAATGTGCAATTCAGAGCCCATAAAGCTTTGCTGGCTGCTAGCAGCGAATACTTCTCAATGATGTTTGTAAATGAGGGTGAAATAGGGCAGTCAATCTACATGTTGGAGGGAATGGTTGCAGACACCTTTGGAGTTCTGCTAGAATTTATCTACACTGGTTGTCTCTGTGCCAGTGagaaaagcacagaacaaaTCCTGGCTACTGCACAGCTGCTGAAAGTGACTGACTTGGTATGGGCCTGCACAGACTACCTGGAAAGCCGCAGCCCAGGTAGTGCattgccagctccagctgacaGTGGAGCCTCTGTTGTTGCAAGTGACAGGAAAAACAATGATCCACCGAAGCGAAAACGGGGGCGACCAAGGAAAATCAAGGTCGtccaagaagaagaagaatcaGGAGCAAATTCTGCCGAAGATGGGCAGCTGAGAGAGAACAACTCCGtgcaaaataagcaaaattttatgaaaaaagacACTGAATTAGAAGAAACAGTTGCCAGTGAACAGGCTTCAGTGagaaaagatggagaagaaACTGAACCTGCTTGTGGCTCAGAGGCTGCTGTTGATCTGTCAGctgagaaagatgaaaattatgATCCCAAATCTGAAGGAATACAGGGCACTCAGAGCCGTTACAGCAAACGTAGAATAAGGAGATCAATCAAACTAAAAGATTATAAACTTCTTGGGGATGAGGATGAGAAAGGACTGGCAAAGAGAactgatggaaaaagaaagcGTGCAGGTTCTGAAGCTCGCTGTAAAGACTGTGGCAAAGTATTTAAGTATAATCACTTCTTGGCTATTCACCAGCGAAGTCATACAG GGGAGCGCCCTTTTAAGTGTAGTGAGTGTGGCAAAGGCTTTTCCCAGAAGCATTCTCTTCAAGTCCATGAGCGGATGCACACTGGGGAACGGCCGTACACGTGCACTGTCTGCAGTAAGGCTCTGACAACAAAGCATTCCCTTCTGGAGCACATGAGCCTACATTCAG GGCAGAAGGCTTTTACGTGTGATCAGTGTGGGAAGTACTTCAGCCAAAAGAGACAGCTCAAGAGCCACTATCGAGTACACACAG GCCGTTCACTGCCGGAGTGTAACCAGTGTCGTCGCAAATTCATGGATGCAGCTCAGCTAAAGAAACATCTAAGAACACATACAG GTGAGAAGCCCTTCACTTGTGAGATTTGTGGCAAATCATTTACGGCTAAAAGTTCACTTCAAACCCACATTAGAATTCACAG agGAGAAAAGCCATATTCTTGTGGTATATGTGGAAAATCCTTCTCTGATTCCAGTGCTAAGAGAAGACACTGTATCTTACACACAGGCAAAAAGCCTTTCTCCTGCCCAGAGTGTAGTTTGCAGTTTGCCCGTCTGGACAACCTGAAGTCTCATTTGAAAATtcacagcaaggaaaagcagtttcagGAAGCCAGTGCTGTCCCGAGCACCAACGCTCCTCCGGAAGAACTGAGAAAcattctccagctgcagcagtacCAACTTGCCACCTCCGGAGGGCAGGAAATTCAGCTGCTGGTTACGGATGCAGTTCACAACATCAACTTCATGCCCAGCCACAATCAAGGCATCAGTATTGTGACTGCAGAAAATGCCCCCAGCATGACGACAGAGCAGGCTGCGAACCTTGCGCTGCTCGCGcagccaccacagcagctgcaaaactTGTTGCTTtcagctcagcaggagcagacagAACAAATCCAAAGTATCAATATGATTGCAAACCAAATAGAGGCTGCCCAACCTGAACAAATGCATGTCATCACTCTTTCCAAGGAAGCACTAGAACATCTCCATGCTCATCAGGGACAAAATGAACAAATCCACTTAGCGGGATCTTCACATCCAGCTCAGCACGTGCAGCTGGCTCAGGAATCAAGTCAGCAATCTCACTCTAGCCAAGATACAGTTCCTTCCCATCAAGTCAGGGAAGAACAGAATCAAAGTGTACCTGTTTCTGAATCCCATCAGCAGCCTCTGTCAGTAAATGAGTCATCTCATGAGCATCCTATCCAAGGACAGGCTTTCTGA